In one Streptomyces sp. NBC_01288 genomic region, the following are encoded:
- the tpg gene encoding telomere-protecting terminal protein Tpg, whose translation MSLFGDGLDAAVQKAFTRPAPKSAGAQMRYLVKQLGGTKTAAQMLRISQRTVERYVKDQIKKPRPDLAARLEREVKKRWQPQIRAQARQKAASTGGIVIDTRARLGYTAPIGTTDQDRLRHLTVALPPHYAARLFDAQEAGASDQELREIAADALREVYFQDNGRRAGSLEEVRFTDIEYLEFEL comes from the coding sequence ATGAGCCTGTTCGGGGACGGCCTGGACGCCGCGGTGCAGAAGGCGTTCACCCGCCCAGCACCCAAGAGCGCCGGCGCCCAGATGCGGTACCTGGTCAAGCAGCTGGGAGGCACCAAGACGGCCGCCCAGATGCTGCGCATCTCCCAGCGCACCGTCGAACGGTATGTCAAAGACCAGATCAAAAAGCCCCGCCCGGACCTCGCCGCCCGCCTGGAGCGCGAGGTGAAGAAGCGGTGGCAGCCGCAGATCCGCGCCCAGGCGCGGCAGAAGGCGGCGAGCACCGGCGGCATCGTCATCGACACCCGCGCCCGCCTCGGCTACACCGCGCCGATCGGGACGACGGACCAGGACCGGCTCCGGCACCTGACGGTCGCCCTGCCGCCGCACTATGCCGCCCGCCTCTTCGACGCCCAGGAGGCTGGCGCCAGCGACCAGGAGCTGCGGGAGATCGCCGCCGACGCGCTCAGGGAGGTGTACTTCCAGGACAACGGCCGCCGCGCCGGCAGTCTGGAGGAGGTCCGCTTCACCGACATCGAGTACCTCGAGTTCGAGCTCTGA
- a CDS encoding RNA polymerase sigma factor: MAESASPVARKTVQAPPRSAGTSPALTTSNLEDLYRVEMPQLTRFLVRVGATPFEAADAAHEAFTVAIEKWDSIREPRAWLRKVAHRCYLRQTGQRDTPYDPVPDRPGGTCPIAYVTLKEGNQRVLNALAQLPPLQRHVMAWSQDGFTDREIAQALDMREAAVRKNRSRARLRLKQTLVEGTGGCDE; encoded by the coding sequence GTGGCTGAGTCGGCCTCGCCGGTGGCGAGGAAGACGGTACAGGCACCACCACGCTCTGCCGGGACGTCGCCCGCATTAACGACCAGCAATCTTGAGGACCTCTACCGCGTAGAGATGCCGCAACTGACGCGATTTCTGGTCCGTGTCGGCGCTACCCCCTTCGAGGCTGCCGATGCCGCACACGAAGCATTCACCGTGGCCATCGAGAAATGGGACAGCATCCGGGAACCGCGGGCTTGGTTGCGTAAGGTCGCTCACCGCTGCTATCTGCGTCAGACAGGACAACGGGACACCCCCTACGATCCAGTGCCCGATCGCCCGGGCGGCACCTGTCCCATTGCCTACGTGACTCTCAAAGAGGGAAACCAGCGGGTTTTGAACGCTCTCGCCCAGCTGCCGCCACTGCAGCGACACGTCATGGCGTGGTCCCAGGACGGCTTCACCGATCGAGAGATCGCCCAAGCGCTTGATATGCGGGAGGCCGCCGTGAGGAAGAACCGGAGCCGTGCCCGGCTTCGACTGAAGCAAACTCTCGTTGAGGGAACAGGGGGCTGCGATGAGTGA
- the tpg gene encoding telomere-protecting terminal protein Tpg produces the protein MGEIVKGLERALLTRPVPTRDAAVRFLLKTQKGSTKNVAVLLGISQRTVQRWVTTRPGMRRRPSAVHAGLIDEAVRARWQPLVRSRQRARAEADGFVLHTRARFGFAAPAGSSDDPRVRLITQYLSGEVARELFAARDAGGGEQQQMVILARALGHAYFRDAGRRAHGLGIAFTDVEFADFSID, from the coding sequence ATGGGTGAGATCGTCAAAGGACTTGAGCGGGCGCTGCTGACCCGTCCCGTGCCCACGCGGGACGCCGCCGTCCGCTTCCTGCTCAAGACCCAGAAGGGCTCAACGAAGAACGTGGCCGTCCTCCTGGGGATCTCCCAGCGCACGGTACAGAGGTGGGTCACCACCCGGCCGGGAATGCGCCGCCGTCCCAGTGCCGTGCACGCGGGGCTGATCGATGAGGCCGTCAGGGCACGGTGGCAGCCCCTGGTGCGCTCCCGCCAGCGGGCCCGGGCCGAGGCCGACGGCTTTGTCCTCCACACCAGGGCGCGGTTCGGATTCGCCGCTCCGGCGGGCTCGTCGGACGATCCGCGGGTACGGCTGATCACCCAGTACCTGTCGGGAGAAGTGGCCCGCGAGCTGTTCGCCGCCCGGGACGCCGGCGGAGGTGAGCAGCAGCAGATGGTGATCCTCGCCCGGGCCCTGGGGCATGCCTACTTCCGGGACGCAGGCCGACGCGCCCACGGTCTCGGGATCGCCTTCACCGACGTGGAGTTCGCCGATTTCTCCATCGACTGA
- a CDS encoding DUF6924 domain-containing protein, producing the protein MEWLAERDRDAALIIRTDYRDEQAWAAVKAELMRSWGDGDFEPYVHIADDPKWAGCTSAQILTAALTDDELSVVFLADRDSMRDGPVTLLAVAVLAREECDSDEEFEADGGEFRTVPAGVHEIHANLMIANLSFGDFKEAAQQDPQDTFQGFAI; encoded by the coding sequence ATGGAGTGGCTGGCGGAACGCGATCGGGACGCGGCTCTGATCATCAGGACCGATTACCGCGACGAACAGGCATGGGCTGCGGTGAAAGCGGAGCTGATGAGGTCCTGGGGTGATGGAGACTTCGAGCCGTACGTCCACATCGCCGATGATCCGAAGTGGGCGGGATGCACCTCGGCCCAGATCCTCACCGCGGCGCTTACCGATGACGAACTGAGCGTGGTCTTCCTCGCCGACCGCGACTCCATGCGTGATGGTCCCGTCACGTTGCTGGCGGTGGCCGTGCTGGCCAGGGAAGAGTGCGACAGCGACGAGGAATTCGAGGCGGACGGCGGCGAGTTCCGCACCGTCCCCGCAGGCGTCCACGAGATACACGCGAACCTGATGATCGCCAACCTGTCTTTCGGCGATTTCAAAGAAGCCGCCCAGCAGGACCCCCAGGACACCTTCCAAGGGTTCGCCATCTGA
- a CDS encoding ATP-binding protein, producing the protein MGERELEGLVSVSRPVLVGRLLQLDAAGGVTSAHVRAGAQLAGVHPRTVWRWVEAARSEGRVERRRRSRFELPEEAWEVLAQAGGNVSVLYRYLEECGDGVAGVSPASVYRAVQRELAAGRVLPERAAVSRARTERETRQALADLAVAGVGTGAPSVCAAAVPASLTPAGREAAPAGDVAGGVLPVGARAVRTASVRAVAEAVGQAMAAGGGACVFGDAGRGKTVALRMALSGPPVGWGVSWVRVPVRASVSELRRAVFEALVLPGRFPHRSAEADERIAGALEGARVLVVDEAQRLPVPCLEYLQSLWDHPQVRMALVLCGAGSERVVARVPQLASRVCAWQEVGRLAGGEVAAAVSAFHPLWAGVAGGEVAWIDESCTHGVFRTWAALTTHLQNALLTAPDAAVDRALLRRLFRRLSPPV; encoded by the coding sequence GTGGGGGAGCGGGAGCTCGAGGGCTTGGTCTCGGTGTCGCGGCCGGTGTTGGTGGGGCGGTTGCTTCAGCTGGATGCGGCTGGTGGTGTGACGTCGGCGCATGTGCGGGCGGGGGCGCAGCTGGCGGGGGTGCATCCGCGGACGGTGTGGCGGTGGGTGGAGGCGGCGCGCAGTGAGGGCCGTGTGGAGCGTCGCAGGCGTTCCCGGTTCGAGTTGCCGGAGGAGGCGTGGGAGGTGCTGGCGCAGGCGGGCGGCAATGTGTCTGTGCTGTACCGGTATTTGGAGGAGTGCGGGGACGGGGTTGCGGGGGTGTCGCCGGCTTCGGTGTACCGGGCGGTGCAGCGTGAGCTGGCGGCGGGGCGGGTGTTGCCGGAGCGTGCCGCGGTATCCCGGGCGCGGACTGAGCGGGAGACCCGGCAGGCTCTGGCGGACCTCGCCGTCGCGGGTGTCGGTACCGGCGCGCCGTCTGTTTGTGCCGCGGCTGTTCCGGCCTCGCTGACGCCTGCAGGGCGGGAGGCCGCGCCGGCGGGGGACGTGGCGGGCGGGGTGTTGCCGGTGGGGGCTCGGGCGGTGCGTACGGCGTCGGTGCGTGCGGTGGCTGAGGCGGTGGGGCAGGCGATGGCGGCCGGGGGCGGGGCGTGTGTGTTCGGGGATGCGGGGCGGGGCAAGACGGTGGCGCTGCGGATGGCGCTGTCGGGTCCGCCGGTGGGCTGGGGTGTGTCGTGGGTGCGGGTGCCGGTGCGTGCGTCGGTGTCGGAACTGCGGCGGGCGGTGTTCGAGGCTCTGGTGTTGCCGGGCCGGTTTCCCCACCGTTCGGCGGAGGCTGATGAGCGGATCGCCGGTGCCCTGGAGGGGGCTCGGGTGCTGGTGGTGGATGAGGCGCAGCGGTTGCCGGTGCCGTGTCTGGAGTATCTGCAGTCGTTGTGGGACCACCCGCAGGTCCGGATGGCGCTGGTGCTGTGCGGGGCGGGCAGCGAGCGCGTGGTGGCGCGTGTGCCGCAGTTGGCGTCGCGGGTCTGCGCGTGGCAGGAGGTGGGGCGTCTTGCCGGGGGTGAGGTGGCTGCGGCGGTGTCTGCCTTTCATCCGCTGTGGGCCGGCGTCGCCGGCGGGGAGGTGGCGTGGATCGACGAGTCCTGCACGCACGGTGTCTTCCGCACGTGGGCTGCCTTGACGACGCACCTGCAGAACGCGCTGCTGACCGCGCCGGACGCGGCGGTGGACCGGGCACTGCTGCGTCGTCTGTTCCGGCGTCTGAGCCCCCCGGTCTGA
- a CDS encoding ATP-binding protein: MGAKTDRFRAELNAAHQAAGRPTLERLVRLGLEQRPPIRISDSAISGWTTGPAVPGPAQQRYFLVLTAFLQSEAKRRNASYAPRSPAWWQELLSEAQRERNSGRGGRPRATADTPAQGPMTLPAAPSGFTGRSAALTEVLDQLEPGSQGGDESATIVVSAVAGMAGIGKTALALHAAHQARARRWFPGGTLFADMRGYSTDASADPGAVADRFLRAFGVSAKDIPDTAEGKLDAWRNLLDQLARQQRPVLVVFDNVRTAAQTSQLLPSAPHRALITSRHSLSALPVHRVDLGPLPLDEAVELLDQSLRAGTTGDGRVQAQPDAAHRLAHLCGYLPLALRITAALLRDEPDRSLADQVSDLEDARVRLDALDYPDTGPDGSPLAIRAAFDLSYRHLTAPQARAFRLLAHAPGTDLSADAVSYMLGLHHTITRRLLVDLARAHLIDATGDHHWSMHDLLRLYAGEHAAASAAEDQQAEAMKRLITLYAGLTQQAVGHLKRSDTSVPPENRAQALDWLERERTNLVAAVTAGPSLGQPTATLFLANALNDFFSQQHYYEDWVTTITVALSLVVAAGDRQREAIGLTTLGAALSGQRKFTEAIDACFQSQAIARELGDRRQEAGAWTTIGNAYRELHQMPQSEEACRKAATGFREVGDPASEAGALVNLGGTLVAMRGRAPEAVQVLHKALGLYEAAGDTHGMAFTLINLSSALCETGPSAEAVELCKMAVAILKVNDPHAAALALINLAVALKPDEHYQEAIDACQQALDLLRTTHSPHLKAQALARLGSSLPYADQYPEAIEALTGAISGFRESGDLHHLAESVNNLGVLLLGTGHPDEAIEPLTEAAAIHRQLGDAHREAKTLMVLARAHHGVQEFEETFEALIRAAALFHQAEDHSQEGQARIDQALILSNLWHDHHELVTPAAGEDNLQITPLPPGADGLPVLAINLALPAAATEEHHTETDTGLAHYLDRLGFNPLTHGIEQLPVSNQWIALISPIQNTADGPDQWLLTIVDPMGAVLFLRPLTIPDAWCVQAIDRALCLLTYDPASPTTSSNEQQQASATPHDNGLLLAAVIPLRAYDPTAQAPEEPGTSDPTHTETEGSPHPQ, translated from the coding sequence GTGGGAGCGAAAACGGATCGGTTCCGTGCGGAACTCAACGCGGCGCACCAGGCGGCGGGAAGACCGACGCTGGAGCGGTTGGTGCGCCTCGGGCTCGAACAGCGGCCTCCGATCAGGATCAGTGATTCGGCCATCAGCGGCTGGACGACCGGCCCCGCTGTACCCGGGCCGGCACAGCAGCGCTATTTCCTCGTCCTCACCGCCTTCTTGCAGAGCGAAGCCAAGCGCCGGAACGCGTCCTACGCGCCGCGTTCGCCGGCCTGGTGGCAAGAACTGCTCTCGGAGGCGCAGCGCGAGCGCAACAGCGGCCGAGGGGGGCGGCCGCGCGCCACCGCCGATACGCCGGCACAGGGGCCGATGACCCTTCCAGCCGCGCCATCGGGATTCACCGGCCGCTCCGCTGCTCTGACCGAGGTTCTGGACCAGCTGGAACCCGGCAGCCAGGGCGGAGACGAGTCGGCGACGATCGTCGTGTCGGCCGTGGCCGGGATGGCAGGAATCGGCAAGACCGCTCTCGCGCTCCACGCCGCGCATCAGGCACGTGCGCGCAGGTGGTTCCCCGGCGGGACTCTCTTCGCCGACATGCGCGGCTACAGCACCGACGCCAGTGCGGACCCCGGCGCGGTGGCCGACCGGTTCCTCCGCGCCTTCGGAGTGAGCGCCAAGGACATCCCCGACACCGCTGAGGGAAAGCTCGACGCCTGGCGCAACCTGCTGGACCAGTTGGCGCGGCAGCAACGGCCCGTGCTCGTCGTGTTCGACAACGTCCGTACGGCCGCCCAGACCTCCCAGCTACTGCCCTCGGCCCCCCACCGGGCCCTGATCACCTCCCGGCACAGCCTGTCGGCCCTGCCCGTGCACCGCGTGGACCTGGGCCCTCTTCCCCTCGACGAGGCAGTGGAGCTGCTGGACCAGTCCCTGCGCGCCGGCACGACCGGCGACGGCCGGGTCCAAGCGCAGCCGGATGCCGCCCACCGGCTGGCTCACCTGTGCGGATACCTCCCGCTGGCGCTGCGCATCACCGCGGCGCTCCTGCGCGACGAGCCCGACCGGTCCCTCGCAGACCAGGTGAGCGACCTGGAGGACGCCCGTGTGCGCCTGGACGCACTCGACTACCCCGACACCGGCCCGGACGGCAGCCCCCTGGCCATCCGGGCGGCCTTCGACCTCTCCTACCGGCACCTGACCGCACCACAGGCCCGCGCGTTCCGGCTCCTGGCCCACGCCCCCGGCACCGACCTGAGTGCCGATGCCGTCTCGTACATGCTCGGCCTGCACCACACCATCACGCGACGCCTCCTCGTCGACCTCGCCCGCGCCCACCTGATCGACGCCACCGGCGACCACCACTGGTCCATGCACGACCTGCTGCGCCTCTACGCCGGCGAGCACGCCGCAGCCAGCGCCGCCGAAGACCAGCAAGCCGAGGCGATGAAACGGCTCATCACGCTGTACGCAGGACTGACCCAGCAGGCTGTAGGACACCTCAAGCGCAGCGACACCTCGGTACCCCCCGAAAACCGGGCCCAGGCCCTGGACTGGCTGGAACGCGAGCGCACCAACCTGGTCGCCGCCGTCACCGCTGGCCCCTCACTCGGCCAGCCCACCGCCACGCTGTTCCTGGCGAACGCCCTCAACGACTTCTTCTCCCAGCAGCACTACTACGAAGACTGGGTCACGACCATCACCGTTGCCCTGTCCCTGGTCGTCGCCGCGGGCGACAGGCAACGTGAAGCGATCGGTCTGACCACCCTGGGGGCCGCACTGTCCGGCCAGCGGAAGTTCACCGAGGCCATCGACGCCTGCTTTCAGTCGCAGGCCATCGCCCGTGAACTGGGAGACCGCCGCCAGGAGGCCGGAGCCTGGACCACCATCGGGAACGCGTACAGGGAGCTCCACCAGATGCCGCAATCCGAGGAGGCGTGCCGAAAGGCTGCCACCGGCTTCCGGGAAGTAGGCGACCCAGCGAGCGAGGCGGGAGCCCTGGTCAACCTCGGCGGCACACTGGTGGCCATGCGGGGACGCGCCCCTGAGGCCGTGCAAGTCCTTCACAAAGCCCTCGGTCTCTACGAAGCTGCAGGCGATACACACGGCATGGCCTTCACCCTTATCAACTTGAGCAGTGCTCTGTGCGAAACCGGACCCTCCGCTGAGGCAGTAGAACTGTGCAAGATGGCAGTAGCCATCCTCAAGGTCAACGACCCCCACGCTGCCGCCCTCGCGCTGATCAACCTCGCCGTGGCCCTGAAGCCTGACGAGCACTACCAAGAAGCCATCGACGCCTGCCAACAGGCCCTGGACCTGCTCCGCACCACACATTCACCACATCTGAAAGCACAGGCCCTCGCCAGACTCGGTAGCTCCCTGCCCTACGCGGACCAGTACCCCGAAGCGATCGAAGCCCTGACCGGTGCGATTTCCGGCTTCCGCGAAAGCGGCGACCTTCACCACCTGGCAGAGTCAGTGAACAACCTCGGTGTCCTGCTCCTCGGCACCGGGCATCCGGACGAGGCCATCGAGCCGCTCACCGAGGCCGCTGCGATACATCGCCAACTAGGCGATGCCCACCGTGAAGCGAAGACCCTGATGGTGCTGGCCCGAGCCCATCACGGAGTCCAGGAGTTCGAGGAGACCTTCGAGGCCCTCATCCGCGCGGCTGCACTCTTCCACCAAGCCGAAGACCACAGCCAGGAAGGGCAGGCCAGAATTGACCAAGCCCTGATCCTCAGCAACCTGTGGCACGACCACCACGAGCTCGTCACTCCTGCCGCTGGCGAGGACAACCTGCAGATCACCCCCCTGCCGCCTGGGGCCGACGGCCTACCCGTCCTCGCCATCAACCTGGCGCTGCCCGCCGCAGCCACCGAGGAGCACCACACCGAGACCGACACCGGCCTGGCCCACTATCTCGACAGACTCGGCTTCAACCCGCTGACACACGGCATCGAGCAGCTCCCCGTTTCCAACCAGTGGATCGCACTCATATCCCCGATACAGAACACTGCAGATGGACCCGACCAGTGGCTGCTCACCATCGTCGACCCGATGGGCGCCGTCCTCTTCCTCCGCCCCCTGACAATCCCGGATGCATGGTGCGTCCAGGCCATAGACCGCGCCCTCTGCCTGCTCACCTACGACCCCGCCTCACCCACAACAAGCAGCAACGAGCAACAACAGGCTTCGGCCACACCGCACGACAACGGGCTTCTCCTGGCAGCCGTCATCCCCCTCCGCGCCTACGACCCCACTGCGCAAGCACCCGAAGAACCCGGCACCAGCGACCCAACACACACCGAAACCGAAGGCTCACCACACCCCCAATAG
- a CDS encoding ATP-binding protein produces MTAATYQYVDLPDASVVTTRALLTARDNITDTVAARAMMCIHGGAGFGKTLAVNICLRGLEPHEDVRKITFRARPTARAVRYELFTALDLAGEPPRHPSEFDRLLKTALAERPRTFLVDEAQWLNGEAFEYFRYLWDEPSTQLAIVFVGGEGCHTVLRREPMLSSRIFIWQHFTRLTPGEVLEAIPLFHPVWADADPDDIAFADQHAAHGNFRAWAQLTAHTRTALARTGRPRVDQELLRWAFSRLA; encoded by the coding sequence GTGACCGCGGCCACCTACCAGTACGTCGACCTGCCCGATGCGTCCGTGGTCACCACCCGCGCCCTGCTCACCGCCCGGGACAACATCACCGACACGGTCGCCGCCCGCGCCATGATGTGCATCCACGGCGGCGCCGGCTTCGGCAAGACCCTCGCCGTCAACATCTGCCTGCGCGGACTCGAACCGCACGAGGACGTCCGCAAGATCACCTTCCGGGCCCGGCCCACCGCCCGCGCGGTGCGCTACGAACTGTTCACCGCCCTCGACCTCGCCGGTGAACCACCGCGCCACCCCAGCGAGTTCGACCGCCTGCTGAAGACCGCCCTGGCCGAACGCCCCCGCACCTTCCTGGTGGACGAGGCCCAGTGGCTCAACGGGGAGGCGTTCGAGTACTTCCGCTATCTGTGGGACGAACCCTCCACCCAGCTCGCGATCGTCTTCGTCGGCGGCGAGGGCTGCCACACCGTGCTGCGCCGCGAACCGATGCTGTCCTCCCGGATCTTCATCTGGCAGCACTTCACCCGCCTGACCCCCGGCGAGGTCCTGGAGGCCATCCCGCTGTTCCATCCGGTGTGGGCGGATGCCGATCCCGACGACATCGCTTTCGCCGACCAGCACGCCGCACACGGCAACTTCCGCGCCTGGGCCCAGTTGACCGCACACACCCGCACCGCCCTGGCCCGCACCGGCCGCCCCCGCGTCGACCAGGAACTGCTGCGCTGGGCCTTCAGCCGCCTTGCCTGA
- the tap gene encoding telomere-associated protein Tap, with protein MSELFDAVDALIASRSPLPPPAERKRLRQAHGLTLDEVAAALQVRRATVSGWEAGKTEPRPPERDAYARLLKQLAQLYPANAPVPPEDTTAPETPAVEAAPAPPAAEPAHPRSAPTGPTAEPAHTAHRPAVPAAAPHPAATTAPTSRRQGERKPLPAGGADPRFVNGPLAVVDVADGQALAYCVGGLVLDVPAKSIPALVEWTLSEGRLGQPKLSGPGKDADPLLVLTETACEHYGLPVTLTKEERLAGRIPEGHKAIKQLIRADWKLTKRGFGPWARIYRPAQGSERACVQLCIPSWDALDTRHWADAAQLPSADLARLLGTYASRVMTPRGSTAVTGLELMTALHPPTRASEPDADGKRHSEHNPGSLGKDPVDCAPCEAPDGHPLLADLPRFHHRTPAEVLVEEAYDWARPLTDAECTLRHLVGIDVNMAFAAGANGLTVGLGAPTHVKAPVFDAKLPGAWLVDLSHVDLSRVKVAKDTWVDLDGSLLPSPFTPKGERPEGPAWYATPTVAYAVELGYEVRPVEAWVRYDNGRYLDGWYNRLRDAYLATMADLGVGADLTPEEFLTAMDGYRLRDPQLAIVVSAIKATVKGGIGKLRERPRGEGWKPGQPWRALARPTWRPDIRAAVISRTRINMHRKIVKHAAFTGQYPVAVLSDCAVYASDGPSPLDFLPYRDGKSLPGGFKLGVNPGLVKWEGTQSVLWGEGVREQFNAPELNLARYIKDGTVTDQDTGE; from the coding sequence ATGTCCGAGCTGTTCGACGCGGTCGACGCGCTCATCGCGTCCCGCTCCCCGCTGCCGCCCCCGGCGGAGCGCAAGCGGCTGCGCCAGGCGCACGGCCTGACGCTGGACGAGGTGGCCGCCGCACTGCAGGTGCGGCGCGCGACGGTCAGCGGCTGGGAGGCCGGCAAGACCGAGCCCAGGCCTCCGGAGCGCGATGCATACGCCCGCCTGCTCAAGCAGCTCGCCCAGCTCTACCCCGCCAACGCTCCCGTGCCCCCCGAGGACACGACAGCCCCCGAGACGCCTGCCGTTGAGGCCGCCCCTGCGCCACCGGCAGCCGAACCGGCCCACCCCCGCAGCGCACCCACAGGCCCGACTGCGGAGCCTGCGCACACCGCACACCGCCCCGCCGTCCCGGCCGCTGCACCGCATCCGGCCGCCACGACCGCGCCGACGTCGCGCCGCCAGGGCGAGAGAAAGCCCCTCCCGGCAGGCGGCGCTGACCCGCGATTCGTCAACGGGCCGCTCGCGGTCGTCGACGTCGCCGACGGCCAGGCGCTGGCGTACTGCGTCGGCGGCCTGGTCCTGGACGTACCGGCGAAGTCCATTCCGGCCCTGGTGGAGTGGACGCTGAGCGAGGGGCGGCTCGGCCAGCCGAAGCTGTCCGGTCCGGGCAAGGACGCCGACCCGCTGCTCGTGCTGACCGAGACCGCATGCGAGCACTACGGCCTGCCGGTGACGCTCACAAAGGAGGAGCGCCTGGCAGGACGGATCCCGGAAGGCCACAAGGCCATCAAGCAACTGATCCGTGCGGACTGGAAGTTGACCAAGCGCGGGTTCGGGCCGTGGGCGCGGATCTACCGCCCCGCGCAGGGCTCGGAGCGGGCCTGCGTGCAGTTGTGCATCCCGTCGTGGGACGCGCTCGACACCCGCCACTGGGCCGATGCCGCCCAGCTGCCGTCGGCGGACCTCGCCCGGCTGCTGGGCACGTACGCGTCGAGGGTGATGACGCCGCGCGGATCGACCGCCGTGACCGGTCTGGAGCTGATGACCGCGCTGCACCCGCCGACCCGTGCCTCCGAGCCGGACGCCGACGGGAAGCGGCACTCCGAGCACAACCCCGGCTCGCTGGGCAAGGATCCGGTGGACTGCGCACCGTGCGAGGCTCCCGACGGCCACCCGCTCCTTGCCGACCTGCCGCGTTTCCACCACCGCACCCCGGCGGAGGTCCTGGTGGAGGAGGCGTACGACTGGGCACGCCCGCTCACCGACGCCGAATGCACCCTCCGGCACCTGGTGGGCATCGACGTGAACATGGCCTTCGCCGCCGGCGCCAACGGCCTCACGGTCGGCCTCGGTGCGCCGACACACGTCAAGGCGCCGGTGTTCGACGCGAAGCTGCCCGGCGCGTGGCTGGTCGATCTGTCGCATGTCGACCTGTCGAGGGTGAAGGTCGCCAAGGACACGTGGGTGGACCTGGATGGCTCGTTGCTGCCCAGCCCGTTCACGCCGAAGGGTGAACGGCCCGAGGGCCCGGCGTGGTACGCCACGCCCACCGTCGCGTACGCGGTCGAACTGGGCTACGAGGTGCGCCCGGTCGAGGCGTGGGTGCGCTACGACAACGGGCGTTACCTGGACGGCTGGTACAACCGGCTGCGCGACGCGTACCTCGCTACGATGGCCGACCTCGGAGTGGGCGCCGACCTGACGCCGGAGGAGTTCCTGACGGCGATGGACGGCTACCGCCTGCGTGACCCTCAGCTGGCGATCGTGGTGTCCGCGATCAAGGCGACCGTGAAGGGCGGCATCGGCAAGCTGCGCGAACGCCCGCGCGGCGAGGGCTGGAAACCAGGGCAGCCCTGGCGGGCCCTCGCCCGGCCCACCTGGCGCCCGGACATCCGCGCCGCCGTCATCTCCCGCACCCGGATCAACATGCACCGCAAGATCGTCAAGCACGCCGCCTTCACCGGGCAGTACCCGGTCGCGGTCCTCTCGGACTGCGCCGTCTACGCCTCCGACGGGCCTTCGCCACTGGACTTCCTGCCCTACCGGGACGGCAAGTCGCTGCCGGGCGGCTTCAAGCTCGGGGTCAACCCCGGGCTGGTGAAGTGGGAGGGCACCCAGAGCGTGCTGTGGGGCGAGGGCGTCCGCGAACAGTTCAACGCCCCGGAACTCAACCTCGCCCGGTACATCAAGGACGGCACCGTCACCGACCAGGACACCGGAGAGTAG